The window tgtatagataaggaacatttttcaaatacatgattaacattttttgcaaacatatttttttggtgtcaactttttttcatacacattctatattttttgtatagataaggaacattttttatacacacatttaacaatttttaaatacatgattaacactttttaaaacatatttttagtcaacttttttgcatatatattgtacattttttgtatacatcagaaacattttttatacacgtttaacattttttaattacaTGATTAACATTTCTTTAAACATATATTTTTTATGCCTACTTTTTTTCAAAAACAATTAGCCCACAACGAGCCAATTAGCTCCAGACCCAATCAGCCCACAGTGGGCCGATAGGGGCCAGTCGTCCAGGTGTAGGCCGACTGGAGTCCAATCGGCCTACTGTGGGCAATTTACCCtaatatttatgaaaattaataaaaaatgtattatttaaaaaaaattagcctCAGATCTGCGGGCGAGCACCATCCACAGAGTCCGCTGGCGCGGCCGCACACGAGCCGCGACCCGCCGACCCCACGCCGTAGTCTAGTGCCGGACAGCGCGTCGCCGGTCCCACCCGTCAGCGAAGCACACATCACAGGCCAAGCCAGCCGTCATCGACCGAGCCCACCCACTCCGACCGACCCCACAGCGAGCCCAGAAGAGGCGCAGCACAACACACTCCTCCGGCACCGAGCCACCCGCCCCGCCCCGCGCCCGACCCGAAACCCCAGCCGATCGGCGGCGGCCGGCCGGCGGAGATGTCGCTGACGGAGGTCAGGATCGGCGAGGAGGTGTGGCTCACCTGCCTCTCCCACGCGCTCACCACGGAGACCGAGGAGGTCATGGGCCTCCTCCTCGGCGACGTCGTGGTtcgcccccctcccctcccctcccacctacCCGTTCCCCTCCCCTCCCCGCTCCTCCCCTCGCGAATGTCTGAGATCGCGCTGATTCCCCTCTCTCCCTGCCCGCAGCCCTCCAGCAGGGGCGGCTCCACGGCGGTCATATGGGGCGCGTCGCCGCAGATGAGGTGCGAGCGGAAGAAGGACCGCGTCGAGGTCAACCCCGAGCTGCTCGCCGCCGCGTCGGCGCAGGCCGAGATATCCTTTTTTCGACCTCCCCCAGTTAGTTCCTCGGTATTTGGCGTGTTTGCTGCTGCGTGGATTGCGTTGACAGTAGGGTTTTGGGGATGTTGGTCTTTAACTCTGCTAGCACGTAATGACGACCACCATCGGGAAGACGACCCGGGTGATCGGCTGGTACCACTCGCACCCGCATATCACTGTCCTGCCTTCCCACGTAGGTAAGCAAGCGACACGAATTCCCTCGCATTGGCGGTCTATTGTGTGCCCACTGCTCAGGGCTGTGTTTCACTATGCTCAAGTGCCTTCTGTTCTGGCAACCCTGTGGTATGCATTGATTTGTCACAAACCTGTGACGTGATGCTACATAGTTTTTGTCTATGCAGTTTGAGAATTTACTAGCAAGTTTTCCATATTTAGCTATGTAGCTTTGCTCCAGAATTTCCGGTATAGCACCAACCCTATACTGTCCTGAATACAAGGGTCTATTACTGGCTCCTAACCAATTGACGACAGCAAAATATAAATCTAGACAATTTGCTAGTGCATCTGCTTTTATGCTTTTCCTCTCTCTTATGAGATGGTGCCCATCTCAGTGAGGCTAAACTTTGCCATTTTTTCTCCAGATGTGCGTACCCAGGCTATGTTTCAGTTGCTAGATCCAGGCTTTGTTGGGCTGATATTTTCCTGTTTTAGTGAAGATGCTCAAAAGGTAGGAAAGAAGGTTACTTCCTATCTGGGACAATTATGCATGGTTTTGTCATGCTGAATCGTATTTTGATGTTGCCACAGGTTGGGAAAATCCAAGTGATTGCCTTCCAGTCACTTGATGGGACACAGAACACACAGCGTGCTATTGTTCCTGTTATTACCAATCCAGTCATTAACCCTGAACCATCTTGGGGTTCATCCGATAACTCATTAGCATTGATTGAGGGCATTGAACAGGACACTGGAGATTCTAGAGCTTCAAACGGAAGCAAGGTTTTTTTCTATACCGGATGTTGTGGTATTACAGCATTTAATTCCATGATGTCTTTCCATTTTGTCTGTGAGGGTGTGAGGGGTGTTGATTATCACTCTATCATCGTATTCTTCCCTACTGGATGGAGTATGTTTAAATCTGGCGCCTACTTTGCACAAGCCAGTGTAAGAAAAAGAGCATTTGAACTATGTTGCTATCGTTTTTGGATCAAGATAACTAAAAAAGAATGAATAAATTGAGCCTTTACTCTTTTGATTAGAATAGAGGTCACGGGAGAGAAGAGCATACTGCCATACTATAGAAGATATTCAGGAAAGCAAATCCATTTGTTATTTATGTTAATGGCCTAGGTGGCTGTCTTAGACTGGAAAGCTTGACTACATATTCACTAAATGTTAACCCTCAAAAGTGGGCACGTATATGATGTGAAGCATCTTTTGATTTCGCATCAAGAGTCCATGATGGACATAAAAAGAAGTCAAGCTATGCACCACCATCCGACCCAAGCAAATGGTTGAACAGTAAGTAGGCTAACGGAGTTTCCAGAAATGTGGGATAAATTGATCGCAATCGTCTATTTTTCCTTCAAAAAAATGTTCAGCACAATCTAAGTGTGCTAAATCTAccgccgcggggggggggggggggggggggggtaaccAATTGTGCATTGTGATTATTGGATTGTAGACTTTGTGCCCTTGGCAAGTTCAACATGATGGTTGCTGGATGCTGAATCTCTAAAATTCTAGTGGTTCGAGTACTTCTTATGAGCTGAAATAATGGGTCAACTATTTAACAATGTGTTTTGGCGAGAAAAGATAGAAAGCGTGAACTATGACAACTATTTCATTGGGTATTAGTATATATAAATGATGCTGGACAGGTGGAGAGGAACCAGTAAGTAACATGTCATATGAAACAATTTTGTAATAAAGAAATTTCAGGataatttcagaatttttcattGAAGTCGCAGCAGTTAATTAATGTGTAGCTGGTCTTGGAAGCAAGCGAATATGAAACAACCTAGTAGAGACATTATGTTCAGGGAGCTTCTGTCTTGATGAATTATTTAATTGTATAGATATGGTATTTAGCTTCTGATGATAAAACTGACACCTGCTGATCAGCAAAACCCCATAATTTCCTCAACGTTTGTGCTCAGAAGCTTCAGTTTGATGCTTTCTGACTTGAATGTGCAGGTCTAGATATATTGCAACCAAATGATAGAGTAGATATCTGTACTAATGTTTTTGTAAACGTGGTAACAAACTGACGGATAGATGAGAAATTCAGAACAATGAAGCACACTTAACTGTTTCTACGTTTTGTTTGGACGAGCCCATCCCCTGATTTATCAGTTGGGAGCATACTTTGTCTCTGTTGTTAATTGCTTATGTAAAAGTTGCCTGGTTTATGCTGCTCCATTGAATTTGTGTAGCTTCTAAGTACCAATCCAGGGTAACTTGTGCTAGGAGCCATAGATAATCAGTGCACTATTCTGTGGGTCTGTACTTACCAGTACATTTTCAAATTATTTATGCATGTACTTATGTTTCTAGGTCTGGGGAAGGTCTCAGGATATGGATCTGTATTCTCCTTTGGACACAAATCATTCGGCAAGACTACCAATAGAAAACGCTATTGTTCCTTTCGAACCTGATAACAGTGCTGGACCCTCTGTTGATCAAGATGGTTCAGATCTGTCCCCAAGCATACAGGAGGCTTTGCACCGGTCAACCATGGACATAAGGTATATGAATTTCCTGCACAAATCTTTTATTTTATAGCGAACTGTATATATAGTTTCCAGAAATGTTAAGCACTGTATGTTAGCCTTTACTCTTTTTTTGCCCTTGAGAACTCTTTCAGCAGTTCAAAATATTTTCGGACAAGATATGTCATCTGAACCTAGGAGTTCTTCCTGGAATGTCTGTCTATCAGCTAGTATGATGGCATATTAACATCTTTCTCATGGTGCTACAGTCACATACTCCCGGGTTCCATGTTAAAACAAACTAATGGCTATATACCTTAGTAGTATTAAACAAAGCTATATGGCTTATCTTTCGAGTTTTCCAATGCCATCTAATCACTTTGGCAATGTTCTTTTATGAGTAACGCAATATTAACGCCTAAAATATTACCAACCAGGCTTTGTTGTCTTTAGGATGATGAGATTTGTCTGGAATTCTTTAGGATTTTGAACTAAGCGTAATGGACTTGGATCGAATTCTCATATTTAAAGAGTCCTTTAGTGTTGTTCTAAGCCTCTTCTCCTGTACAATTTTGTTGTGATTTACAGTTACAATCATCATGACATGAACATCCTATGACTTGTCTTTCATCATTCTTCATGCCATGCGGACCTGTCAAGTGCAGGATGCTGTGCTTTAACATGACGGTATTAGTTTCTAATTTACAGTTTGTTGCTGATAGTGGTGCAGAGTATAAAAGGAAGGAGGTGCCACTTAAAGTATTCCCTACAAGGCATCTGCTAAAGCTGGACACTACGTTGAGTTCTTACTGTGATATGCAACGTGTCCTGTTTGAAGAGGAACAATCAGCATATAACCAAGCTATGCTTCAGAATATTTGGTAATTCAAGTTCCTTAATGGAAAATGTAATATCAGGATGCTTGGTCTCACCATAAAGGCTGCACTTGTTTTGTTTGTTTGTGCAGTGATGGGAAGATGCACCCACTTACATCTATGCACCATACCTCCACATACAATGCTTCTCTATGCAAACTGATGGAATACTGGTGAGAGCAAaatcttctttttcttcttctgcttATCCAAATACAGCGACTGCTCATAGTGTGTAATCGGCTGCTAACATATTGTGCTTGTGCTGTCTTAGCTTGACCCCAGCCATAACTGTGCTTGAGGACCGTGTGAAAGAAAACGAACTTCGGGTGAGTGGACTAGATTTCGTATGGCGCTGTTCGGTCGTTCCAGGACTAATGGCTATTTGCTCATTGCAAACAGTTAGCTATGCTAGTGGAGGAGGCTAAACAACTGGAGGCCGAGCAGAGCACGAAAACTGGCTCTCCTCGCCGTGCGATGCCCGGAGGGACTACCAGTGGCATCACTTCGCCAAGGGGCCAGGACAAGTACCCTTCCGGCAGACAAGGGGGCCCTATAAGCCCTAGCAGCAGCGGCCGGAGGAAGGCTCCTTGAATCCGACCTTGCTCGCCATTCTGTGATGATGGATAGTCCGATTCTCGGCCCTGCCTGATGCTTTCTGGAACCCCAAACCTGTCCCTTCGCGCGAGGGGTGAAGTCGCAATGCAAATGTACATACCCATCTCCTTTCAGCGCCTGGCCCGCCGTCCTTCTGTGGAAGTAACCAACCAACAGTGGTTCCCTTTTGCTTTGTGTTGTCCTTGCGCCAAATCCTTTTGCCTGGTTGCGCTGAGCTTGTAATGTGTACTCACTGGCGCGACGAGTCTCGGGCAGTGGTTGCGCTGAGCTTGTAATGTGTACTCACTGGCGCGACGAGTCTCGGGCAGGCTTTCTAGTTGGAAAAAACTCTTGTACCAATCCTGTTGTCGAAATGTTCAGGGAAGCCTCGCTTGCCTAGGTGCTCTCGCCCTGCGGTGATCTCTAATGTTAACAGCCGTGCAAGGACGATGGGACTCGGACCAGCCCCGGAGGCCGTCCGGCAGCGGCGACAACTTGTCCCACTCTAACTGCTTCACTGTTTTGGAGCTTTTCGTAACGAAAGTGAGATATTTGGAAGCAACATGACAAGGGCCATACAACCACTCCAACTGTTGCTGGATGGAGGCGTGATGTGCAGTCCCGCGTCTGTACACGAACGATCGACCTGGACACACAACCAAACCACGCGCCGGAGCCGACAAAGGTTCGCATCGAAGCCACGCCGGATCGTCGCGTCGCTGTAGCAGTTGGGAGCCGTGTCGTACGGGCTCACCAAGGTACGCAAAGCCCGTGAAGCCGTACACGCCACCCTCCCGCCCGACGAGCCGCTGCGACGCGAACGTTCCGGCTGGACTCGGCGGCATGGGAAACCGCGGCGAAGTCGCCCCCTCCGGCCGTTGCGCGTCCTTGTTTGAATTGAACCATTCGTCGCCGCGTGCTGTCAGCCTGTCACTGACGGAAACGGAAGGGCCTGGGCGCGAGTTGCTGCTTGAATATGAACGAGTGATCGCAGGCTGACAGCGACGGGTGAACAGAGTAGATTATCACCATGGCATGCATGAACCGGCGGCCATATCCTATCCGTTTGGGTTTTCATCCCTCCCGGGGTCAGAGTCAGACCTACGTCCACATCCCTTTCGGTTTCCCCTCCCGCTCCATAAATTTCCTCCCGATCGTTTCCTGCCCGCGTTGATTGCGTCGGCGCCCCAGCGTACGCGCACGCCAAGTTTTACCACCACGGCCGGGCTCGCCACACGCGACGCGTAGACACAGGCACGGGCAGGCAGGCAGGCGCAGCTCCTCTTCTCCTGCAGCGCGCGCGCCACAAGGAAAGGAAGGGCGGCGAGCGATGGCGGGGCTGCAGCGGTCGAGCGGCACGTTCCGGCGGTCGGGCTCGTCGGGGATGGTGTGGGACGGCGACAGCCACCTGTCCGGGGAGATCAAGCCCGTGCGCGTCGAGCGGAGCCGCTCCACGGGCCACGCCGGGTACCGGGCGTCCGCCGGCCGCGTCTCGCCCGCGCTCGACCCGCCCTCGCCGCGCGTCGCCGTCTGCGGCTTCTGCGCCTTCTTCCGCGGCGGCAAGGCAAAGGCGGCGAAGAAGGGCAACGACGGCAAGGCGGCCAAGTCCAAGGCTCGAACGGCCGCCGGTTCACCGAGACCAAAGGCGAGGCGAGCCAGTGGCTGATTCATCTGTACATCCCCACAGCACGTACGTATATATATGTAAATCTCGGTAGTTTCTTCCCTTCTCTTGCGTTACTGATTGTACACATGTATATAGAGTAGTAAGTGCGCGGATTTAGTACGGTCGATGTATAGAGGGTAGCGTAGAACCGTGAGCCTCCATGGATGATCCCTCTTTTTGCGAGAGCGGGTCTCATCATCACTTGATTGTACAGTGTCCTCGTTCATTTTGCTATGTGACCAGATATTTGTAGGACGGCAGGATTACTGGCAGTAGAACTATTGCTACTTAAACGTGCTGTGTGTATTCTGTTCTGTGCTTTTCCATCTTCCAGTGTAGCAGCAACCTACGcaattgtttttctttttcttttatagATAGATCAGTAGGCTTCAGTGCTTCACAGATCTATCTAACGGCACTGCTCAAGCTCCCCACCAGCTATGTTCAGAGACAAGTCTGCTCATTTCTGCAATCTGAAATCATGGGCGTTTTCTTTCTTGCTGGGCATTGGGAAAAAGGCCAATCATCTCATACTTTTCTCCGCCGCTTTCTTTGACACGAAAGCATCCGTGCTCGCTGCTGCAAACTGAATTACAAGGTTTAATCTTATCGCTGGGGCGAATAGTTCAAGGAGAAACAGAAAAATACGCGATGTGCAATCCAGCAAATTTCGTCACCGCCAGCTCGGACATGTATGTTTAATTGTGCAGTCGTGTTAAAGAGATGATCCTCAGGGTACCCTTTGACCCCGACTAGCTCAACGAAATGAAGTAGATCTTCGAATTTAACCTAACTTTGAAATTTTCAAACCATCAGTTATTTTGCTGCTGGGCTGAGAGAGCCACGGTCTAGCTTTGCCCCAACTAAGCTCCACCACTGCATGGATTAGAGGTGGTGGTGGGTTGCATCGCTACGAACAGCGTGGTGACGTGAACACTAGTACTGGTGTTGAGCCACCGCAAAGTTGCACCGGTTCTACATTTATATTACTTCCTCTGTTTATTTTTATAAGACGTTTTGGCAATTCAGATAACACCCAAAACAATTCAATGTCAGCTGTCCAAAACGTCTTATAAAAAAAAGTACTACTAATGGCTGAAGCGCGCCCCATCGTGCGCATTAGGAAATACtacctccgttccaaaatatatgACGTTTTGGTAGGCTTTGCCACCTTTCTAGCCACCATCCAAAACCTTATGTGcaaacaaaaaagagagaaaaagtgGCATTACAAGAAATAAAAAATGCCACCTTTCTAGTCCCTCAATAGTAAAAATGCCATCCTCTTTAATATTAGACGGCCATCCCGACAATGATAAAAAATGTCATCCTATTACTACTAAAAACGCTCTTATTAATAAGCTGCCATCCTAACAATGATAAAAAAATGCCATCCTATTACTACTAAAAATGACATGCTCTTATTAATAAATTGTCATCCTCACAATGATAAAAATGCCATCCTATTACTACCAAAACTGCCATGCTCTTATTAATAAACTGACATGCTCACAATGACAAAAATGTCATCCTATTACTACTAAAAATGTCATGCTCTTATTAATAAACTGCCATGCCACTATAACCAAAAATGCCATCCTCTCAATATTAAAAATCACATCCTGTAAATAAAAAATGCCATCCGCTCAATAATAAACATGCCATCATATTATTAATAAAATTACCAACCTCTTATTATTAAAACTACCATGCCACTAAAACTAATAATGCCATCTCTTAATAATAAAAATGCCATTCTTAATAATGAAAAAGGTCATCTCTTAATAATGAAAACACCATGTACAAAAACAATATCGACTTGTgaaaaaaatgtttaaaattCCATGTGACATAGATTGAAAATTTATAAAACCGTCATGCCATTTTTCTTAGCAAAGCTGCCATGTACCTAATCGTAGAACACATATAATTCCATCATGGTGAACAACAAAAATGCCATCCTCTCAATATTAAAAATGACATCATGTTAATAAAAAATGCCATCCTCTCAACAATAAACATGCCATCATATTATTAATAAAATTACCAACATCTTATTATTAAACTACCACGCCATTAAAACTAAAAATGCCATCTCTTAATAATAAAAATACCATTCTTAATAATGAAAAAGGCCATCTCTTAATAATTAAAAATACCATGTACAAAAACGAACTTGACTTGTGAAcaaaaaaatgtttaaaatgccaTGCCATGTGACATAGATCAAAATTTTGTTATAGAAAAGAATGTAACAACTCTTCTATGGAAACCAAAAAATTAAGGTTTTTTGTTTGATGAGCATGCAGGGCCTCGGCTGCCATGCTAGCCGCGACAGGCGCCGGTACACAGCACATGTCCACGAGTGGGAGCTATGGAAGTGGGTACATTTTCCCTTTTCTATGTCCGCTTGTTTGTCTTGGATCTTGTTCGTTTGTCGTGCGTGACGTAGCTAGGATTCTATACCGTCATGGGCTCGGATTGTCAGTCCGTGGCCCAATGGTCGTGTGTGTGCGTGCAACGCTCAAACCTTGTTTTCTTTGACATACATGGCAGACTGGCCGCGGGCAACAACCGTCGCTTGTCGGGATGCTCCGCGTGCATGGACATCCAGAAGGAGTTTCTGACGGAGACATGACGTTAATGAGACCAGTACAACAAATTGGCCAAGGAGGACGGGCCCTCGCCCAGGAGGTCGCAAAAACACGGAGAGAGTCGGCGTAAGATTCCATGTCCATCTACATTGTTTCTTCATTTTGTTTTGGTGCATTGTGGTTGCCATGCTAAGGACATCTACGATCGGAGCCCCATATATTCGCCAAATCGTCCATGAGGTCTGCCTGGTCACTGCCAAGACAGAAAAAAGCCACACAACCAGACCTCATATACTCGGCCCAAATGTCCGGACTGACCGTCACCCTCAATACCCAGCCCATATGTGAGACGGATATGGCGACGCCTGGATGCGCCCACCACGTCAGATTGACATGTATGTGGCTTTTGGATGGACGTGTATGCTAGTTGCTTTTTTGAAAGCGATTCAACAAAGTTATGTTCAAAATTTGTATGCTTGTTTCATATTATTTTCTGATGCCTAGAACCCGAGAATCCATGGCTGTGGGGGATCATACAAAATCTAATTGGTTTTGACATTTTAGGGACAAGGACGTTTGGAGCATTAAACAACTTAAATTATATTTTGTACTAAACTCGTATTTTTATCGCTAAATTTTTACATACAAAATTTTAATTTTTTAACTTCATTAGAATGGTTAACCACATGAAAATGGTGCTAAATAATAATCACATTGTTCTTTGTTATATAGTTATAATGTATATAATTAAAAATATATACTTATATTGTGCTAACAATTATATTGTATTTTGTCTCAAAAGTTATGTATTTGTTTTCTCTTGAAACAAATCATATTAAATGCAAACAACTCAATCAAAGGGACTGAACCCATAACTTCTTAAACTGGTTTTGACATGACAATGACatggattgtgtgtgtgtgtctatatataacATTATATTTCTCTACAAAGATATATTGAAATCATCAATATTTTCTTCATTCGACGAACTTGCAGTTTTCTTTGTCCTCTTTGCAAGTGCTTTTCCTTCGTGACTTTGCAGCACTAGAAGAGGCAAAGGCGACTTTCTT is drawn from Aegilops tauschii subsp. strangulata cultivar AL8/78 chromosome 1, Aet v6.0, whole genome shotgun sequence and contains these coding sequences:
- the LOC109786763 gene encoding MAPK kinase substrate protein At1g80180, which codes for MAGLQRSSGTFRRSGSSGMVWDGDSHLSGEIKPVRVERSRSTGHAGYRASAGRVSPALDPPSPRVAVCGFCAFFRGGKAKAAKKGNDGKAAKSKARTAAGSPRPKARRASG
- the LOC109786764 gene encoding uncharacterized protein; translated protein: MSLTEVRIGEEVWLTCLSHALTTETEEVMGLLLGDVVPSSRGGSTAVIWGASPQMRCERKKDRVEVNPELLAAASAQAEVMTTTIGKTTRVIGWYHSHPHITVLPSHVDVRTQAMFQLLDPGFVGLIFSCFSEDAQKVGKIQVIAFQSLDGTQNTQRAIVPVITNPVINPEPSWGSSDNSLALIEGIEQDTGDSRASNGSKVWGRSQDMDLYSPLDTNHSARLPIENAIVPFEPDNSAGPSVDQDGSDLSPSIQEALHRSTMDISGAEYKRKEVPLKVFPTRHLLKLDTTLSSYCDMQRVLFEEEQSAYNQAMLQNICDGKMHPLTSMHHTSTYNASLCKLMEYCLTPAITVLEDRVKENELRLAMLVEEAKQLEAEQSTKTGSPRRAMPGGTTSGITSPRGQDKYPSGRQGGPISPSSSGRRKAP